Proteins from a genomic interval of Bacillus mesophilus:
- the fabL gene encoding enoyl-[acyl-carrier-protein] reductase FabL: MSQKVALVTGSSRGIGKAIALRLAEMGYDIVVNYARSRSAAEETAKEIEAIGRKAIVIKANVGKPEKIKEMFQEIDQHFDRLDIFVSNAASGVLRPLMELEESHWDWTMDINSKALLFCAQEAAKRMEKTGGGHIVSLSSLGSIRYLDNYTTVGVSKAAVESLTRYLAVELSPKNIVVNAVSGGAVDTDALKHFPNREELLEDARQKTPAGKMVEPADLVNAVMFLLSDQAYMIRGQTIIVDGGRSLLV, encoded by the coding sequence ATGTCACAAAAAGTTGCACTAGTTACAGGTAGTAGTAGAGGTATAGGAAAGGCCATTGCATTACGACTAGCGGAAATGGGCTATGATATTGTTGTCAATTACGCGAGAAGTCGTTCTGCAGCAGAGGAGACGGCAAAAGAGATTGAGGCAATAGGTAGAAAAGCAATTGTGATTAAGGCTAATGTCGGAAAACCTGAGAAAATTAAAGAAATGTTCCAGGAAATCGATCAACACTTTGATCGACTTGATATATTTGTTAGTAATGCAGCATCAGGCGTTTTGCGTCCACTAATGGAGCTTGAAGAATCACACTGGGATTGGACAATGGATATTAACAGTAAAGCGTTACTATTTTGCGCGCAAGAAGCCGCTAAGCGAATGGAAAAAACAGGCGGAGGACATATCGTTAGTCTAAGCTCACTAGGATCTATTCGATACCTTGATAATTATACAACCGTAGGTGTCTCAAAGGCAGCGGTTGAATCATTAACACGATATCTAGCGGTTGAGCTTTCACCAAAAAATATTGTCGTGAATGCAGTATCTGGAGGAGCGGTTGATACAGATGCATTAAAGCATTTTCCAAATCGTGAAGAACTATTAGAGGATGCCAGACAGAAGACTCCAGCAGGAAAAATGGTCGAGCCTGCTGATCTTGTTAATGCAGTTATGTTCTTACTATCAGATCAAGCCTACATGATTAGAGGACAAACTATTATTGTAGATGGTGGGAGATCGTTACTCGTTTAA
- a CDS encoding YgaB family protein, whose protein sequence is MSRFDLLVREQLHTMDKLLFLQSELERCQALEIELKELQNKTELTSLKDEIQKMKQELKEIQHTFERQTEEVITAYKHQESTLTTA, encoded by the coding sequence ATGTCTCGCTTTGACCTACTGGTTCGTGAACAACTTCATACAATGGACAAGCTTTTGTTTTTGCAATCTGAGCTTGAGCGCTGTCAAGCTCTTGAAATTGAACTAAAAGAGCTACAGAATAAAACAGAATTGACATCGTTAAAGGATGAAATTCAGAAAATGAAACAGGAATTAAAAGAAATTCAGCATACCTTTGAACGCCAGACAGAAGAAGTCATTACAGCCTATAAGCACCAAGAATCTACACTGACAACTGCATAA
- a CDS encoding gamma-type small acid-soluble spore protein, whose translation MAKKSQASQTNASEVRAQNAASAGQGSFGTEFASETNAQEVRQQNAQAEAKKGQNS comes from the coding sequence ATGGCAAAGAAGAGTCAAGCTTCTCAAACTAACGCTTCTGAAGTACGTGCACAAAACGCTGCTTCTGCTGGTCAAGGTTCTTTCGGAACTGAATTCGCTTCTGAGACTAACGCTCAAGAAGTACGTCAACAAAATGCACAAGCTGAAGCTAAAAAAGGTCAAAATTCTTAA